The Belonocnema kinseyi isolate 2016_QV_RU_SX_M_011 chromosome 10, B_treatae_v1, whole genome shotgun sequence genome has a window encoding:
- the LOC117182004 gene encoding uncharacterized protein LOC117182004, with the protein MMKKTSDQRPLFLRHLSEELAMPAVEECSQNMQVMRNFSTKLAVDCYVEKPVKTEAAASSATARDNTGRKVVTGSCHMCYFQAETKRRKTRKACCDCSKFDLENVCL; encoded by the coding sequence ATGATGAAAAAGACGAGTGATCAACGTCCTTTATTTTTACGACACCTAAGTGAGGAACTTGCAATGCCTGCCGTAGAAGAGTGCTCTCAGAATATGCAAGTTATGAGAAATTTTTCCACAAAGCTTGCAGTCGATTGCTATGTAGAAAAGCCAGTAAAAACTGAAGCTGCTGCTAGTTCTGCAACTGCAAGAGACAATACTGGTAGAAAAGTCGTCACAGGTTCCTGTCACATGTGCTATTTTCAAGCTGAAACAAAACGCAGGAAAACTAGAAAGGCGTGTTGTGATTGTTCCAAATTTGATTTAGAAAacgtttgtttataa